From Candidatus Rokuibacteriota bacterium, one genomic window encodes:
- a CDS encoding ABC transporter permease, which translates to MQVAKKLQAYEVAAEPVPQVLAPPKPRRLRHRAVLALTALLVVVMVFGLRAYGVDPLEQKLAARLAPPWSEKAGQFYPLGTDAHGRDLLARTLSGMRVSLMIGLLSVLCGAVVGVTLGLVAGHFGGRADRGIMLLVDVQLSIPFLLLALILSAILGAGIRNTIIALTLTSWIVYARVARAETLVLRGSDFVQAARALGATDSRIMARHMLPNIASTVIVIGTLEVGRMILTEAALSFLGLGVPPPAASLGRMVAQGQPYVFNAWWFATIPGCAILLMVLLVVFLGDVVRERLEPRAR; encoded by the coding sequence ATGCAGGTCGCGAAAAAGCTCCAAGCCTACGAGGTCGCGGCCGAGCCGGTGCCCCAGGTGCTGGCGCCTCCGAAGCCGCGGCGCCTCCGCCACCGGGCGGTGCTGGCGCTCACCGCGCTGCTGGTGGTCGTCATGGTCTTCGGGCTGCGCGCGTACGGGGTAGATCCGCTGGAGCAGAAGCTCGCGGCGCGCCTCGCGCCCCCGTGGTCGGAAAAGGCCGGCCAGTTCTATCCGCTGGGGACCGATGCCCACGGCCGCGATCTGCTGGCCCGAACCCTCTCCGGCATGCGCGTGTCGCTGATGATCGGCCTGCTCTCTGTCCTCTGCGGCGCCGTCGTCGGGGTGACCCTCGGGCTCGTGGCCGGCCATTTCGGCGGGCGCGCGGACCGCGGGATCATGCTCCTGGTGGACGTGCAGCTGTCGATCCCCTTTTTGCTCCTGGCGCTCATCCTCAGCGCCATCCTGGGCGCCGGGATCCGCAATACGATCATCGCCCTCACGCTCACGTCGTGGATCGTCTACGCCCGGGTCGCTCGGGCCGAGACACTGGTCCTGCGCGGGAGCGATTTCGTGCAGGCGGCCCGGGCGCTCGGCGCCACCGACAGCCGCATCATGGCCCGCCACATGCTCCCCAATATCGCCAGCACCGTGATCGTGATCGGGACCCTCGAGGTGGGGCGGATGATCCTGACCGAGGCGGCGCTCTCCTTTCTCGGCCTCGGCGTCCCGCCTCCGGCCGCGAGCCTGGGGCGCATGGTCGCCCAGGGGCAGCCGTACGTCTTCAACGCGTGGTGGTTCGCCACCATCCCCGGGTGTGCGATTCTGCTGATGGTCCTCCTGGTCGTATTCTTGGGCGACGTCGTGCGCGAGCGGCTGGAGCCACGCGCCCGCTGA